Proteins encoded within one genomic window of Glycine soja cultivar W05 chromosome 1, ASM419377v2, whole genome shotgun sequence:
- the LOC114416667 gene encoding solute carrier family 40 member 1-like, which yields MEENVKLKESPFTGQQEKPSALITYLYIGHFLARWGARMWEFSVGLYMINIWPESLLYAAIYGAVESAAIAVFGPIIGRWVDKLSCVRVLKLWLVTQNLSFVIAGGSVVALLVHSSLKSTNFSIFILLVIIINVCGGIGVLSTLAGTILIEREWLLVISEDQPPELLTKMNSVTRRIDLSCKLLVPVISGFIISFVSLKASAITLALWTTVSVWVEYWLFTSVYHGIPALVQSSQRRMERLIQCDMEMNNQTMEKDSLLPVTDDGSELADRKARKKISERILEIPYIAAWRVYLQQEVVLPGLALALLFFTVLSFGTLMTATLEWEGIPEYIIGISRGISAVIGIAATVVYPVLQSRISTIRTGLWSIWSQWSFLLPCVAAIWIQNGFLSSYILMGSVAISRLGLWMFDLSVLQQMQDLVSESDRLIVGGVQNSLQSLMDLLAYVMGIIISDPRDFWKLTTISFLAVTLAAFLYCIHTYHARKHLFHFDQVLWGKCFVRAS from the exons ATGGAAGAAAACGTGAAATTGAAGGAGTCTCCGTTCACTGGACAACAAGAAAAGCCATCTGCACTAATCACTTATTTGTACATTGGCCACTTCTTAGCAAGATGGGGTGCCAG AATGTGGGAATTCTCTGTTGGCTTATACATGATCAATATTTGGCCAGAATCGTTGCTGTACGCAGCAATATATGGTGCAGTTGAATCTGCCGCTATTGCTGTGTTTGGTCCCATAATTGGAAGATGGGTTGATAAGTTGTCTTGTGTGAGG GTTTTGAAATTGTGGTTGGTGACACAAAATCTCTCTTTTGTTATTGCTGGGGGCTCCGTAGTTGCCTTACTTGTCCACTCTTCTTTGAAGTCTACAAATTTCTCCATTTTCATCTTGCTGGTGATCATAATCAATGTCTGTGGCGGCATTGGTGTGCTTTCAACTCTTGCTGGTACAATATTGATTGAAAGAGAATG GTTGTTAGTTATATCTGAAGATCAACCCCCAGAATTGCTTACAAAAATGAATTCGGTTACGAGACGCATTGATCTAAGCTGCAAGCTGCTTGTTCCTGTCATTTCTGGTTTCATAATAAGCTTTGTATCACTGAAAGCATCTGCTATAACCTTAGCACTGTGGACTACTGTCTCTGTTTGGGTGGAGTATTGGCTTTTCACATCTGTATATCATGGAATTCCAGCTTTGGTGCAAAGTAGCCAAAGGAGAATGGAAAGGCTTATACAATGTGATATGGAAATGAACAATCAAACTATGGAGAAAGATAGCTTGCTTCCTGTTACTGATGATGGCTCAGAATTGGCAGATAGAAAAGCcagaaaaaaaatttctgaGAGGATTTTAGAGATTCCCTATATTGCTGCATGGAGAGTTTATTTACAACAAGAAGTTGTCCTTCCTGGACTGGCTCTGGCTTTGCTATTTTTTACTGTACTCAG CTTTGGAACTTTAATGACAGCTACCTTAGAATGGGAAGGAATACCTGAATATATTATTGGAATATCAAGAGGAATAAGTGCTGTGATTGGAATAGCTGCAACAGTTGTATACCCTGTGCTACAGTCTCGTATATCGACCATTAGAACTGGACTTTGGTCTATATGGTCTCAG TGGAGTTTCCTCCTTCCATGTGTGGCTGCAATATGGATCCAAAATGGCTTTCTATCATCATATATTTTGATGGGAAGTGTAGCCATATCGCGGCTTGGATTGTGGATGTTTGACTTATCTGTACTTCAACAAATGCAG gATCTTGTTTCTGAATCCGATCGTTTGATTGTTGGAGGTGTTCAAAATTCGCTTCAGTCTTTGATGGATTTATTGGCCTATGTTATGGGAATCATAATATCTGATCCACGG GACTTCTGGAAGTTGACTACAATATCTTTTCTAGCAGTCACATTAGCTGCATTCCTCTACTGTATCCACACATACCATGCACGAAAGCACCTCTTCCACTTTGACCAAGTATTGTGGGGTAAATGTTTTGTAAGAGCATCTTAA